Proteins from one Panacibacter microcysteis genomic window:
- a CDS encoding Y-family DNA polymerase, protein MYALVDCNNFYCSCERLFNPKLEGKPIVVLSNNDGCAIARSDEAKAIGIVMGTPEFMIREQLKEHNVKIFSSNYTLYGDLSDRVMKTLASFVPRMEIYSIDEAFLDMHELQHTDLLKLAVEIRRTIRKHIGIPVTVGIAPTKTLAKMANRYAKKRYKDVGVYWAADQRLIDEMLAFTEVGDIWGIGMQYARKLTLKGFKTAMDLKSAPDDWIRQQMSVVGLRLIHELRGQASIKWEFTPPAKKNICTSRSFGKLITEYKTIAEAVTNYTALCALKLRQQNACAARLNVFLQTNPHRTQDQQYMHSVTLALEVASNITSELIKYALKGLSIIYKPGYNFMKCGVMVLDIIPQDKIQYSFFDTAERTKQRTMMQAFDKVNRVFGKDIVRFASQGFEKKYRLRAEFLSKRYSTNIDELVIIKD, encoded by the coding sequence ATGTACGCTTTAGTGGATTGTAACAACTTCTACTGTTCCTGTGAACGCTTATTCAATCCCAAACTGGAGGGTAAGCCTATTGTTGTACTAAGCAACAATGATGGTTGTGCCATTGCCAGGAGTGACGAAGCAAAGGCAATTGGTATTGTGATGGGTACGCCGGAGTTTATGATCAGGGAACAGTTAAAAGAACATAATGTAAAAATCTTTTCCTCTAACTACACCTTGTATGGTGATTTAAGTGACCGGGTAATGAAAACGCTGGCTTCTTTTGTTCCGCGGATGGAAATTTATTCAATTGATGAGGCATTTCTTGATATGCATGAACTACAACATACGGACCTGCTGAAGCTGGCTGTTGAAATCAGGAGAACGATAAGGAAGCATATCGGCATCCCGGTTACTGTGGGAATAGCACCTACAAAAACATTGGCAAAGATGGCCAACCGCTATGCAAAAAAGCGATATAAAGATGTGGGTGTGTACTGGGCAGCGGATCAGCGGCTGATTGACGAAATGCTGGCCTTTACCGAGGTGGGTGATATTTGGGGTATCGGTATGCAGTATGCCCGTAAGCTGACGCTCAAAGGCTTTAAAACAGCGATGGATTTAAAAAGCGCACCTGATGACTGGATCAGGCAACAAATGAGTGTGGTAGGTCTCCGGCTCATCCATGAGTTAAGGGGTCAGGCTTCCATTAAATGGGAATTTACGCCTCCGGCTAAAAAGAATATTTGTACGTCAAGATCTTTTGGAAAATTGATTACCGAATATAAAACAATTGCTGAAGCGGTCACCAATTATACGGCTTTATGTGCCCTTAAACTGAGGCAACAAAACGCCTGTGCTGCCCGGTTGAATGTTTTTTTACAGACAAACCCTCACAGGACACAGGATCAGCAATACATGCATAGTGTCACATTAGCGCTGGAAGTTGCATCGAACATCACGAGTGAATTAATCAAATATGCCCTGAAAGGCCTGAGTATTATTTACAAGCCCGGCTATAACTTTATGAAGTGTGGCGTAATGGTGCTGGATATTATTCCGCAGGACAAGATTCAGTATAGTTTTTTTGATACTGCAGAGCGTACCAAACAACGAACAATGATGCAGGCATTCGACAAAGTAAACAGGGTTTTTGGGAAAGATATTGTCCGCTTTGCT